In one window of Branchiibius hedensis DNA:
- a CDS encoding ISL3 family transposase gives MPVATARARFARPDLTTFCRLDELDLVVTGQRLEPDRAVLACRVLTPDEWCRRCGAEGAARDTVIRRLAHEPLGWRPTVLEVAVRRYRCTGCGHVWRQDTTRAAEPRSKLSRRGLRWALEALVVQHLTVTRIAEGLDVAWDTANDAVLAEGRRVLIDDPARFDGVRVIGVDEHVWRHTRRGDRYVTVIIDLTPIRDKTGPARLLDMVEGRSKEAFKTWLAARPDTWRDGIEVVAMDGFTGFKTAAAEELPDAVAVMDPFHVVRLARDALDRCRRRVQQAIHGHRGMKGDPLYAARRTLHTGAELLTDKQAARLRTLFGAEEHVEVEATWGIYQRMIAAYRHEDRHHGRELMANLIASISSGVPRALVELTTLGRTLRKRADDVLAYFDRPGTSNGPTEAINGRLEHLRGSALGFRNLTNYIARSLLETGGFRPRLHPRLG, from the coding sequence TTGCCTGTCGCTACCGCTCGGGCCCGCTTCGCTCGCCCGGACCTGACAACGTTCTGCCGACTCGACGAACTCGACCTCGTCGTGACCGGCCAGCGCCTCGAGCCCGACCGCGCGGTGCTCGCCTGCAGAGTCCTGACCCCGGACGAGTGGTGTCGACGCTGCGGCGCCGAAGGCGCTGCTCGGGACACCGTGATCCGTCGGCTCGCGCACGAGCCGCTGGGGTGGCGACCGACGGTGTTGGAGGTCGCGGTGCGTCGCTACCGCTGCACCGGCTGCGGGCACGTGTGGCGCCAAGACACCACCCGTGCGGCCGAGCCGCGGTCGAAGCTCTCGCGCCGTGGGCTGCGGTGGGCGCTCGAAGCGCTGGTCGTGCAGCACCTCACCGTCACCCGGATCGCCGAGGGACTCGACGTCGCCTGGGACACCGCCAACGACGCCGTGCTTGCTGAAGGCCGACGTGTTCTCATCGACGACCCGGCCCGCTTCGACGGCGTGAGGGTCATCGGCGTCGATGAGCACGTCTGGAGGCACACCAGGCGCGGCGACAGGTACGTCACCGTGATCATCGACCTGACCCCGATCCGCGACAAGACCGGCCCCGCCAGGCTGCTGGACATGGTCGAGGGTCGCTCGAAGGAGGCCTTCAAGACCTGGCTCGCCGCCCGACCCGACACCTGGCGCGACGGGATCGAGGTCGTCGCGATGGACGGGTTCACCGGCTTCAAGACCGCCGCCGCCGAGGAGCTCCCCGACGCGGTGGCGGTCATGGATCCGTTCCACGTCGTCCGCCTCGCCAGGGACGCGCTCGACCGGTGCCGGCGCCGGGTGCAGCAGGCCATCCACGGCCACCGCGGGATGAAGGGCGACCCGCTGTATGCCGCGCGGCGGACCCTGCACACCGGCGCCGAGCTGCTGACCGACAAGCAGGCCGCTCGACTCCGCACGTTGTTCGGGGCCGAGGAGCATGTCGAGGTCGAGGCGACCTGGGGGATCTACCAGCGGATGATCGCCGCCTACCGCCACGAAGACCGCCACCACGGCCGCGAGCTCATGGCCAACCTGATTGCCTCGATCAGCAGCGGTGTCCCGAGGGCGCTGGTCGAACTCACCACACTCGGCCGGACGCTGAGGAAGCGCGCCGACGACGTGCTCGCCTACTTCGACCGCCCCGGCACGTCCAACGGTCCGACCGAGGCGATCAACGGCCGCCTCGAACACCTCCGCGGCAGTGCTCTTGGGTTCCGCAACCTCACCAACTACATCGCCAGGAGCCTGCTCGAGACCGGCGGGTTCAGACCCCGTCTACACCCTCGACTGGGATGA